A single window of Alphaproteobacteria bacterium DNA harbors:
- the lptF gene encoding LPS export ABC transporter permease LptF produces the protein MTSISGYIFRQLAFATLFVAGALVLLISLFGSLRLIDFIVNRGLPVAVLFEMTALNLPKFMAVVLPIAIFAAILVVYNKLTNDSELVVMRAAGIGQISLARPGLVLGVLGVLVGYALQLYLVPASTHAFKLQQFNYRNSYGSVLLQEQRFNTPVSGLTIYVRERSGEGELRGIFAHDSRDPERPVTYTAERGTASQTGQGTRVVLFNGSQQEVDRESGRLTLFNFDQYSLDLSLLSQDVSTRWREPEERFLGSLLWPGDGLHDRTYSGQLIAEGHRRLTSPLHILAFAAVAMAVLLSGDLNRRGQASRILLAIALIFALQVAALGLFNVSRRSLAIIPFSYALPVGAILFSIYWLVRNPRHRPTVAADA, from the coding sequence ATGACGTCGATCAGCGGATACATATTCCGGCAACTGGCATTCGCCACGCTGTTCGTCGCCGGCGCACTTGTATTGCTGATTTCGTTGTTCGGGTCGCTTCGGCTGATCGACTTCATCGTCAATCGCGGCCTGCCGGTCGCGGTCCTGTTCGAAATGACCGCCCTCAACCTGCCGAAATTCATGGCCGTGGTTCTGCCGATCGCGATCTTCGCCGCTATCCTTGTGGTCTATAACAAGCTTACGAATGACAGCGAACTCGTTGTCATGCGCGCCGCGGGTATCGGCCAGATTTCCCTCGCGCGGCCCGGCCTTGTGCTGGGCGTTCTCGGCGTCCTCGTCGGATATGCCCTGCAGCTTTACCTGGTTCCCGCATCAACGCATGCCTTCAAGCTGCAGCAGTTCAACTATCGCAACAGCTACGGGAGCGTCCTGCTCCAGGAACAGCGTTTCAATACGCCGGTCAGCGGTCTGACCATCTACGTGCGTGAGCGCTCCGGCGAGGGCGAACTGCGCGGCATCTTTGCCCATGATTCCCGCGACCCCGAACGCCCTGTGACCTACACGGCGGAGCGCGGCACCGCGAGCCAGACAGGCCAGGGAACCCGGGTGGTTCTGTTCAACGGCAGCCAGCAGGAAGTCGATCGGGAGTCCGGCCGCCTGACCTTGTTCAACTTTGACCAGTATTCGCTCGATCTCAGCCTTCTCAGCCAGGATGTTTCCACCCGATGGCGCGAACCCGAGGAACGCTTTCTGGGTTCGCTTCTGTGGCCGGGCGACGGGCTGCACGACCGCACCTATTCGGGCCAACTCATCGCCGAAGGCCACCGGCGTCTCACCAGCCCTCTGCATATCCTGGCCTTCGCCGCCGTCGCCATGGCCGTGCTACTTTCCGGCGACCTGAACCGCCGGGGCCAAGCCAGCCGGATATTGCTCGCCATTGCGCTGATTTTCGCCCTCCAGGTCGCCGCGCTGGGATTGTTCAACGTCTCGCGGCGTTCGTTGGCCATCATTCCGTTCAGCTATGCGCTGCCGGTCGGTGCGATCCTCTTCTCGATCTATTGGCTGGTGCGCAATCCGCGCCATCGACCCACGGTCGCCGCAGATGCCTAG
- the lptD gene encoding LPS assembly protein LptD, with protein sequence MSIRALWIAVSLFAAVATGTQAIGQQVDSEQPVLMTADDLSFDEELGTATARGNVEIVQGERILNADAVTYNQRDDIVTATGNVVLLEPTGEVLFAEFAELTSDMREGFLRGFRMLLNDDSRLAAVSAQRRGGVETELTRAVYSPCRNCLGFDEEPLWQIKARRVVHDAEAQEVVYRDATLELLGLPVAYTPYLSHPDPTVERKSGVLTPTFGASSLLGSSIQVPYFWAISDESDLTFDPIISTDQFPVVTGEYRQRFASGENRTRASFTRDDAQTGETRLRGHIDSETRFSIDELWRWGADIRLASDDTYLGRYGFQGGDTLTNRLYVEGFGSRSYAVAEALYFQGLRDGDIQNETPIVAPNLDYRYISPPGSFGGMTTLDANMRALTREEGASTQRISLTPGWQISHTDSLGSITSFRTSVQGDLYNVDDVETNNGREDAVVGRIFPQAVVSWRYPWVRRSGPNSQTFEPIMALVVAPNGGNPERIPDEDSQSIAFDETNLFDANRFSGTDRVEGGQRVVYGIRTGVFGSRGGASTLTVGQSFRFRKPSPYPLGTGLEDQLSDIVANLQITPNRFWNLLYKTRFDHDSLRARRTEISTTVGPPALAADLNYVFFDRTSGFPDREEVTASLKSKLTDQWSAQMQTRRDLTAEGGTLSYGASLVYECDCMNFELVYGRTFTSDRDIPRVESLTFRITFKSLGQIGSSVF encoded by the coding sequence ATGTCGATACGCGCGCTCTGGATTGCGGTCAGTCTGTTCGCGGCGGTGGCAACCGGCACGCAGGCCATCGGCCAACAGGTGGATTCCGAACAACCGGTTCTGATGACGGCGGATGATTTGTCATTCGATGAGGAGCTCGGAACCGCGACGGCGCGCGGCAATGTGGAGATCGTTCAGGGTGAACGAATACTGAACGCCGATGCGGTCACATATAACCAGCGCGACGATATCGTCACCGCAACCGGCAACGTGGTGCTGCTTGAACCGACGGGCGAGGTGCTGTTCGCCGAATTTGCCGAACTCACCTCAGACATGCGCGAAGGGTTCCTGCGCGGATTCCGGATGCTCCTGAACGACGATTCGCGCCTCGCGGCGGTCAGCGCGCAGCGCCGTGGCGGCGTGGAGACCGAGTTGACGCGCGCGGTCTATTCGCCTTGCCGCAACTGCCTCGGCTTCGATGAAGAACCCCTTTGGCAAATCAAGGCGCGCCGGGTCGTGCATGACGCCGAAGCCCAGGAAGTCGTCTATCGCGATGCCACACTGGAACTGCTCGGGCTTCCCGTCGCCTACACACCGTATCTCAGCCACCCGGACCCGACCGTCGAACGCAAGTCGGGCGTCCTGACCCCGACGTTCGGGGCCTCCAGTCTGCTGGGTTCATCGATCCAGGTCCCGTATTTCTGGGCGATCTCGGACGAAAGCGATCTGACGTTCGACCCGATCATCTCAACCGACCAGTTCCCTGTCGTGACCGGTGAATACCGGCAAAGATTCGCCAGCGGCGAGAATCGCACCCGCGCGTCGTTCACGCGGGATGACGCCCAGACCGGAGAGACCCGGCTGCGCGGCCACATCGATTCCGAAACGCGGTTTTCCATCGATGAGCTGTGGCGCTGGGGGGCGGATATCCGCCTCGCCAGCGACGACACCTATCTTGGACGTTACGGATTCCAGGGCGGTGACACGCTCACCAACCGGCTCTATGTGGAAGGCTTCGGGTCACGGTCCTACGCCGTCGCCGAGGCGCTGTATTTCCAGGGTCTGCGCGACGGAGACATCCAGAACGAAACCCCGATCGTTGCCCCGAATCTCGACTATCGCTACATCAGCCCGCCCGGCAGTTTCGGCGGCATGACAACGCTCGACGCGAATATGCGTGCGCTCACCCGCGAAGAAGGCGCGTCGACCCAGCGGATCAGCCTCACCCCCGGCTGGCAAATATCCCACACCGACAGCCTGGGCTCGATCACCAGTTTTCGGACCTCGGTCCAGGGCGATCTTTATAACGTCGACGATGTGGAAACGAACAACGGCCGTGAAGATGCGGTGGTCGGACGCATATTCCCCCAGGCCGTGGTGAGCTGGCGTTATCCATGGGTTCGCCGCTCGGGGCCGAACAGTCAGACTTTCGAGCCCATCATGGCGCTTGTTGTCGCACCCAACGGCGGCAACCCGGAGCGTATTCCCGACGAAGACAGCCAGAGTATCGCCTTCGACGAGACCAACCTGTTCGACGCCAACCGGTTCTCGGGCACCGACCGTGTCGAGGGCGGGCAGCGCGTGGTCTACGGCATCCGCACGGGGGTATTTGGTTCACGGGGCGGCGCCTCCACGCTGACGGTTGGCCAATCCTTCCGGTTCCGCAAACCCAGCCCCTATCCACTGGGAACCGGGCTCGAGGATCAACTCTCGGATATCGTCGCCAACCTGCAGATCACGCCCAACCGGTTCTGGAACCTGCTTTACAAGACCCGGTTCGATCATGATTCCCTGCGCGCACGACGGACCGAAATCTCGACGACGGTAGGCCCACCCGCGCTGGCCGCCGATCTCAACTATGTGTTTTTCGATCGCACCAGCGGGTTTCCCGATCGCGAAGAGGTCACGGCATCGCTGAAATCCAAACTGACCGATCAATGGTCGGCGCAGATGCAAACCCGGCGCGACCTTACGGCGGAGGGCGGAACGCTTTCTTATGGCGCCTCGCTCGTCTACGAGTGCGATTGTATGAACTTCGAGCTAGTATATGGCCGGACGTTCACATCCGATCGGGATATCCCGCGGGTTGAATCCCTGACGTTCAGAATTACGTTCAAAAGCCTTGGACAGATTGGCTCTTCGGTCTTCTAG
- the lptG gene encoding LPS export ABC transporter permease LptG, with amino-acid sequence MIASRTISFYILRQFLIWFVIMFATIVAVILLIDAVELLRRGSGRSEATFSVITSMALLRTPFLAQEAVPFAVMFGGIFTFLRLTRNHELVVLRAAGVSVWQFLTPAIIAAVALGIINISVINPLSAVLLSQFEELEGRYFTGRSSLLAVSAEGIWLRQNGHDGASQTVIHAERVQPDELRLEQVIVFEFADDDKFTGRIDAESALLLNGRWELSEAWLTRPGRAGVFVAKQDLATDLTPDKIQESFASPDTVALWNLPRFIRVLEETGFSPVAHQLQLHTLLAEPFLLAAMVLIAAVFSLRLTRRGGTIVLVGAGVLAGFFLFLLTNVIQALGLGASVPVILAAWTPAGVSLLIGIAFLLHQEDG; translated from the coding sequence GTGATCGCTTCGCGCACCATATCCTTCTACATCCTGCGCCAGTTCCTGATCTGGTTCGTGATCATGTTCGCCACGATCGTCGCAGTCATCCTGCTGATCGATGCCGTCGAGCTGCTGCGCCGCGGCAGCGGACGGTCCGAAGCGACATTCAGCGTCATCACCAGCATGGCATTGCTGCGGACGCCTTTTCTTGCCCAGGAAGCCGTGCCATTCGCGGTCATGTTCGGCGGCATATTCACCTTCCTGCGCCTGACCCGGAACCACGAACTGGTTGTCCTGCGTGCGGCCGGCGTTTCGGTCTGGCAGTTCCTGACCCCCGCCATCATCGCCGCCGTGGCGCTCGGCATCATCAACATCTCGGTCATCAATCCCCTTTCCGCCGTTTTGCTTTCGCAGTTCGAAGAACTCGAAGGCAGGTATTTCACGGGGCGCTCATCCCTGCTGGCGGTATCTGCGGAAGGCATATGGCTTCGCCAGAATGGCCATGACGGCGCGAGCCAGACGGTGATTCACGCCGAGCGCGTCCAACCCGACGAACTTCGCCTGGAGCAGGTGATCGTTTTCGAGTTCGCCGACGACGACAAGTTTACCGGCCGGATCGACGCCGAGAGCGCCTTGTTGCTGAATGGGCGGTGGGAATTGTCCGAGGCTTGGTTGACCCGGCCGGGACGCGCCGGCGTCTTCGTGGCCAAACAGGATCTCGCGACCGACCTGACGCCCGACAAGATTCAGGAAAGCTTCGCGAGCCCCGACACCGTTGCATTATGGAATTTGCCGCGGTTTATACGGGTACTCGAAGAAACCGGATTCTCGCCCGTGGCACACCAGCTCCAACTGCACACACTCCTGGCGGAGCCGTTCCTGCTGGCCGCAATGGTTCTGATCGCAGCCGTATTCTCTCTGCGTCTGACCCGGCGCGGCGGCACCATTGTTCTGGTCGGCGCCGGAGTCCTGGCCGGGTTCTTCCTGTTTCTGCTGACGAACGTCATCCAGGCGCTGGGCCTCGGCGCAAGCGTGCCCGTGATCCTGGCGGCCTGGACTCCGGCCGGCGTCAGCCTTTTGATTGGCATCGCCTTCCTCCTCCATCAGGAAGACGGATGA